The window TAGAAAGTATACAAAAAAACCAAAATGCTTTAATTGCTTCGCATTTATTGGGCCAAGTTGCTTATTCACTAATATCTTTGAATTTGTTTGATAAAGGCGAATCAAAAAATATCGATTTAATTTGGAGAGAAGCGCATGATCTATTATCCGAAGTTACTTATGGTTGTTCAGATTATGGATATTGTTCCTTTGGTCATCTTACAAATTATGGTTCAAAATATTATGGATATTTATGGTCTAAAATTTATGCAAAAGATCTTTTTAATAAAATCAAAGAGCACGGGTTATTTAATAGAGAGATCGGTGAACTTTATGCACAAAAGATTTTAGCTAAAGGCGGAAGTCAAGATCCTAATGAACTTTTAAAAGACTTTTTATCAAGAGAAACTTCTTCGGAAGCATTTTTCAAAGATTGTGGATTATAATTTAAAAAAGAGCAAGTTATTAACTTGCTCTTTTTATTTATCAAAGATAGGTAAAACGTTATCAGAAGAAGCTGATGGTCTTGATATATTAAGTATTTGTGAAATGGTTGGGACAAATTGGGTCATATAAACATTTTTAGTTATTCTCTTTTTAAAAAAATTACCAGGTTGATATATGATTAATGGTACATGAGTGTCATAATTATATTGAGAAGTATGAGCAATGCCTTTTAAATAATGTTTTGTTATTTTAGTATAAGGCATTAAAGAATAAAAAATTTTACCACTGCGTTTTTTATATATTTCTCTTCTTATATAGATATCTCTATCAAGTATATCGAAATTGGCTTTAGATAGTTCTTTAAGTGTCCAGGCATTTCTAATACCTGGGAGATTTAAAAGGTACTTTTTTATATCTTTATATATATTAGTTCTTATATTTTTTTTCAATTTTTTTAATTTTAATTTATTTAAGTAAAATTGATTATTTTTATGTCCTATAATTATATCTTTAATGTTATATTTATTATTTATTTGACTATTAATATTATCAGTTAACTCTTTTGAGCTATAATTATGTACAATATCGAGCCCAAATTCTTTTAATGGCGGAGTTAGTGGCATTACTCCATGATCAGCAGTCAATGCTATTAATATATCTTCTTTTTTTATATTTCTTTTATCTGCTATCTTATATATATAATTAATTAAACCTTGAATTTGATTATCCATTTGATAGACCATATCTATTGCTTCTTTACTGTCAGGTCCATAGACATGTCCAACTTTATCTAAGCTGCTTAGGCTAAGCCATAAGATGAACTTATTATTATTTAAATTTATTTTTAGGCACTTTTTTGCAAGTTTAATTAAATTTTGATTGGCAAGAGGAGTTTTGTTATAGAGTTGTTCGTATTTATTTTTAATTAAATTATCTACTGTTAAAATATTGTCTATTAATGGAAATTCAAGTTTTGAGTACTTATAGTAATTATTAAATTGAATATTATAGAATTGCTTATCTTTATAAATAGGCTGCCAGATAAAATTTATAATTTTATCTATTTTTTCTTTTTTATTAAAATTAGTGATCCATTCTGGTAATTTATCAAAATAAGCTTTGCTTGATGTGAAATTACCTGTTTCATTATCTATCCATAGTGCTTTACCTAATTTAGAAGCCATGGATATTGCTGCTCTACTTTTTAAAGATAAAGCCCATGCTTGATTTTTGAGATCATTAGAACTCATAATTAATTGATCTGATAATCCGTCAACCATAATATTCTTTGCTGATTTGCCATAATCATATAAAGTTCCGTCAGGCTTAAATACTTGAGCTTTATTGTTATCGTCTTGATCACAATAAACTAGCTGATTATTTTCGTACCATTTATTATTTATAATACCATGATAAGAGGCAAATACCCCAGTTGATAGTAATGCATGATCAGCTGAAGTACAAGGACTTTGTGCATAATGAGCATTGGTAAAAACTATACCATTATCTATTAAATATTTTATTCCGCCATTTAGATTTGATTCCAATTTATTTATATAATTATAACCAAATTGATCTATTACTATTATGATTGCTATTTTCGCAGTAGAAAAGCTATTAATAGTGTTATATACAATTAATTGAATTAAGATTGTTAGTAAATATCTAATTTTCATTATTGATTTGTAATATTAAAATTTTGCAATATTAATATTATTTTATTAATTCAAAAAATAGTAAGTCAATAGATATTGTTTTTATATTAAATATTTATTTGCTTGAAAAGAATTAGAGATACTTCATTTTTAGGGTCTTCCATGTAAATACAAAAATCATTTTCTTTAAAATATTTTTCAGGATACAAATAATTTTCACTGTTTGATAATATTAACTTATTTGTATGAAATTGATCTAGCTTTGGTTCAGGAAATTTAAATGTAACATTATTTTGTATTATTTCATTAAATATTTCTTGACCATTTTTATGCTCTATGCCTCTATGATAACAAATATTATTATGATCATAACAGTTGACAAATATTACATTTTGAGTAGAAGAATCATTATATTTGATTATCCCTAACATAAAATAGGCAGTATCTTGAGTATCGTGAGTTTTATTCTGTCTATTTTTTTTTATCCCATATTTTTTGATAACTATATCTGCAATTGGGTTATAGGTATGATATAGAATTGAATTAGTTTTTTTGTCGTAGGTATATTCAGATTTAAACCATTTTAGTATTCTAGGACTGTATTGTGGTAGATCTAGGTAAGTTGTAGTATTTTTAATTTGTTTCTCTAAATTTTTATGCTCTAATTTCTCTTCTTTTTCTTCATTAGATTTATATTTATGAGGCCTCCTGTGCTTTTTCTTAGATGATTTTTTAGGATGATTAGATTTTTTTTGAGATTGTATTGGATGGTCTTCTTTAGTTTCTTCTACATCTTGTGTACTTTCTTCAACTGGTATTTCTATACTTTGCAGAATTTTAATAAATTCAGTATTACTTGATTCTATACTACTGGGTAAGATTTCGTTAATTAAAGGATATGCTGTTTTTAATCTAAACTTCTTAAGATTTTTTCTATCTTCTATCTTGCGATAGAGATCCTTACCTAATTCTAATAAGTGAGTATATAATTTTTGGTAATGATCTTGTTTAGATTCTAATCTATCTATTAATCTTTCTAAAAATTGATAGATTAATTTACTTTCCTGGCAATTTATTAATCGGAATGTACCGTTTTCTTGGAAGTAAAATTTGTTAAAGAGATTTGCAAACTTTTCAGTTAATGTACATAGTGGTATTAGATCAGGTATTAGACTATTGGCTTCTACTGTTAAATTAATATCCTCAATCCATTTTTTTATAGTATTTATAACATCATCAATTTCAATTGCATGAGTAGCTTCTATTTGAGATATTTGCTGTTGTGTGGTTCTTATATTAATTAAGGGAAATATTAGTATTAATTTATTAGCAATAATTTGATGAATTAAGGCTTTGGATATAATATTTTTTCTTTCTTCTATTACTAATTTTATTTCATTATTATATTGATTATTAGATAAATTATTTAAATAATTATAAGTTTTTAAAAGGAAATTAATACTTTTTTCTTTATCGTTTCTTAAGTGTATTAACATACTTGTACAAAATGCTTGAGCTTCAGGAGTACATAAATTTATACAGTTATATTTTTCAAAAAGATCTGTCGAATCTTCAATGCTTAATTTTTTGTAACCTTCTGATTTTATAGAATTTATAAGATTATCTTTATTATAAATAGGAGCAAAATTATAAACACTTTCTTTATCTTTTGAGGTTTCTAAAAGTACTTGAGTAAATGGTTTTATGAATTTAAGCGCAGTAAATAATATTTTTTGATATACCAATAAATTAGCTAAGCAAGATACTTTATGAGCACTTAAATTTTTTAAGCTTGTAGGTAATTCTTGACTTATTAATTTGGGATTAGTCATACCAAAAAATATGGTATGACTAAAAACATTCAATATTAAAATTAAATTTATAAAATTTCTATAATTTATTTTGATCATTTTGTATTTTATTTAAAAAGAACTAGAGTAACGTTATTTTTAGGGTCTTTTATATGAAAGCAGAAGTGATTTTCTTTAAAGTTAGTTGTCTGGTATAGATTATATTGACTATAGTATAAATCTTTTAAAAAAAATTTTTTGCTTTTTAAATCTTTATCTATTTCACTACTTACTGAATCTATAAAACTTGCTAGTGTGCTATCTGTAGATTGCATTAAGGTTCTCATTTTTTCAAATCCTCTATGATAGCAAAGTCCATCTTGACCATAACAATTAACAAATAATACATTTTGTGAGCTTCCATTTGGATATATAATCATACCTAATGTAGAATATACCGTATCTTGAGTGTTAAA of the Candidatus Babela massiliensis genome contains:
- a CDS encoding alkaline phosphatase family protein, which produces MKIRYLLTILIQLIVYNTINSFSTAKIAIIIVIDQFGYNYINKLESNLNGGIKYLIDNGIVFTNAHYAQSPCTSADHALLSTGVFASYHGIINNKWYENNQLVYCDQDDNNKAQVFKPDGTLYDYGKSAKNIMVDGLSDQLIMSSNDLKNQAWALSLKSRAAISMASKLGKALWIDNETGNFTSSKAYFDKLPEWITNFNKKEKIDKIINFIWQPIYKDKQFYNIQFNNYYKYSKLEFPLIDNILTVDNLIKNKYEQLYNKTPLANQNLIKLAKKCLKINLNNNKFILWLSLSSLDKVGHVYGPDSKEAIDMVYQMDNQIQGLINYIYKIADKRNIKKEDILIALTADHGVMPLTPPLKEFGLDIVHNYSSKELTDNINSQINNKYNIKDIIIGHKNNQFYLNKLKLKKLKKNIRTNIYKDIKKYLLNLPGIRNAWTLKELSKANFDILDRDIYIRREIYKKRSGKIFYSLMPYTKITKHYLKGIAHTSQYNYDTHVPLIIYQPGNFFKKRITKNVYMTQFVPTISQILNISRPSASSDNVLPIFDK